Proteins encoded in a region of the Drosophila sechellia strain sech25 chromosome 2L, ASM438219v1, whole genome shotgun sequence genome:
- the LOC6613591 gene encoding actin-related protein 2/3 complex subunit 4, with the protein MAATLKPYLTAVRHSLTAAMCLQDFPSQVVERHNKPEVEICSSKELVLTPVVVSRNEREKVLIEPSINSVRVSIAVKQADEIERILCHKFTRFMMRRAESFVILRRKPIEGYDISFLITNFHTEQMYKHKLVDFVISFMEEIDKEISEMKLAVNARARTCAEEFLKRF; encoded by the coding sequence ATGGCAGCCACATTAAAGCCCTACCTGACCGCGGTGCGACACTCGCTGACGGCGGCGATGTGCCTGCAGGACTTCCCCTCGCAGGTTGTGGAGCGGCACAACAAGCCGGAGGTGGAGATCTGCTCCAGCAAGGAGCTGGTGCTCACGCCCGTCGTGGTGTCGCGCAACGAGCGTGAGAAGGTGCTGATCGAGCCGTCCATTAACTCGGTGCGCGTGAGCATCGCCGTGAAGCAGGCGGACGAGATTGAGCGCATTCTGTGCCACAAGTTCACCAGGTTCATGATGCGACGCGCCGAGTCGTTCGTCATACTGCGCCGCAAGCCCATCGAGGGCTACGATATTAGCTTCCTCATCACCAACTTCCACACGGAGCAGATGTACAAGCACAAGCTGGTGGACTTCGTCATTAGCTTCATGGAGGAGATCGACAAGGAAATCAGCGAGATGAAACTGGCGGTCAATGCCAGGGCACGCACCTGCGCCGAGGAGTTCCTCAAACGGTTCTAG
- the LOC6613592 gene encoding telomerase Cajal body protein 1 homolog: protein MDESANLSTSMGDVEASMLNQNVSFSSTMVTSNGDLSLPKLSVTLSEAEILKLRSGRPKNAVESPDASVPMETSLAAESAQDDADEKEESVRVVDIEDTLELTSNGNEVEPEAQELANAPVLQYFQGALVEVGRRCWTSSTEAQHYTKGCYWSPDGTCLLVPVHLDGMHVIELPSDLYCADKVQPERSLSKLQSEVHVPEGGTVYDCVWYPHMNSLQPETCLWLATRQHEPIHMWDAFDGSLRCSYSGYDAVDEVMAAISLAFSHDGEQIYAGYKRCIKIFDTSRPGRVCDDYPVKFAISCIAQTTTQPQTLTCGNWHGYIQHFDLRCSHKQGPLFTLGGHEGGITQLRYGEFGNGEWHLFSGARKCDKILHWDMRNYKQPLVELQRHVDTNQRIQFDLTSDSHWLASGDTRGSVNVWDLKRYGDPSVLPLHSDCCNGVSLNPAMPILATSSGQFHFTDQSDQGDNVTLNGTETTELPAPADVNQNQQEVIYENAVVMWWCGQTG from the exons ATGGACGAAT CGGCCAATTTAAGCACCAGCATGGGCGATGTGGAGGCATCCATGCTGAATCAGAACGTGAGCTTCAGCAGCACCATGGTCACGTCCAACGGCGATCTTTCCCTTCCCAAACTGAGCGTGACTCTTTCGGAGGCGGAGATCCTAAAGCTGCGTTCCGGGCGTCCAAAGAACGCCGTTGAATCGCCGGATGCGTCTGTGCCAATGGAGACAAGCCTGGCTGCCGAATCTGCGCAGGACGACGCGGATGAGAAAGAAGAAAGCGTGCGGGTCGTCGACATAGAGGACACTTTGGAGCTGACGTCGAACGGCAATGAGGTGGAGCCGGAAGCCCAGGAGCTTGCAAATGCTCCAGTCCTCCAGTACTTCCAGGGAGCACTTGTTGAGGTGGGCCGACGCTGCTGGACCTCATCCACGGAGGCTCAGCACTACACCAAAGGCTGCTACTGGTCCCCGGACGGCACGTGCCTTCTGGTGCCCGTTCACCTCGATGGCATGCACGTTATAGAGCTGCCCAGTGACCTCTATTGCGCAGATAAGGTGCAGCCGGAACGCTCGCTGAGCAAGCTCCAGTCGGAAGTGCACGTGCCCGAGGGCGGAACCGTCTACGACTGCGTCTGGTATCCGCACATGAACAGCCTGCAACCAGAAACCTGCTT GTGGCTGGCCACGCGGCAGCACGAGCCCATACACATGTGGGATGCCTTCGACGGCTCCCTGCGATGCAGCTACAGTGGGTACGATGCCGTAGATGAAGTAATGGCGGCCATTTCCTTGGCCTTCTCCCATGACGGCGAGCAGATCTATGCGGGATACAAGCGCTGCATCAAGATCTTCGACACCAGCAG ACCAGGACGTGTTTGCGACGATTACCCCGTCAAGTTTGCCATATCCTGCATTGCACAAACCACTACGCAGCCGCAGACTCTGACCTGCGGCAACTGGCATGGCTACATCCAGCACTTTGACTTGCGGTGCAGCCACAAGCAGGGTCCTCTCTTCACGCTGGGCGGGCACGAGGGCGGCATCACACAACTGCGCTATGGAGAGTTTGGCAACGGGGAGTGGCATCTGTTCAGTGGAGCTCGCAAGTGTGATAAGATCTTGCATTGGGACATGCGCAACTACAAACAGCCACTGGTGGAGTTGCAGCGCCATGTGGACACCAATCAGCGTATTCAATTCGACCTCACATCCGACAGCCATTGGCTGGCCAGCGGCGACACACGGGGATCCGTAAATGTTTGGGATCTCAAGAGATACGGAGATCCTTCCGTACTGCCCCTGCATTCAGACTGCTGCAACGGAGTGTCCCTTAATCCGGCTATGCCGATTCTGGCCACCAGCTCGGGGCAGTTTCACTTTACAGACCAAAGTGACCAAGGGGACAACGTGACCTTAAACGGCACGGAAACGACGGAGCTGCCGGCGCCGGCTGATGTGAATCAAAATCAGCAGGAAGTTATCTACGAGAACGCAGTTGTCATGTGGTGGTGCGGCCAAACGGGATAG
- the LOC6613593 gene encoding tectonic, translating into MKEVLLLAVLCLATYHTHSIKIGISHNYNATISPTASTTTEATATTGAPSSEAVSSISTLPETEVTTTTPAITFPPRVQQKPKVALASPTMSTASQAEALPLNSTEVNSSLPKSGDSTFYYCSCDLQAGRCDLNCCCDNDCPPETRQVFNCLPISLLPQLESRLEDFQYTHGLPTCQINDGWLCVFRSNTKATKTQPQVMNIDTSQYRKWKDNLEYQESAYAQSRPSAGHYKFGQTLQLWQPETKQLATFELPAAYENPNCQLKQSVGHLQPIRNVCRMKDSDQLQESIWSLLNHSATYEILSKPRDLEEPEVNGLIVQVCLRGVDKSMRCLERGNDTQLDVIVDQVELQLIHNYTNILEAKLFLEEAKLAEDDNEPLWLRYNVEFVTLNESLTKPTSGPLGYLSGAPVILSRMSPQNSSEDKQLISYHSSNQNIKEFHWLSLPSRKPRGSRCQRALDHKEALRFGVDLLTRCELRHAAPLLQEHANHTEYCQNLQAQIWSLLLPHNCTQLEDVTKVFVSHLGRPQPDKWLPMEVHYPENVHEMPPPVQAVFDEMRQSLSCRNIFLSVGYEFHVAHLALVEGRAPHQRVLQHARLVLGQRHDLEFDTSETEVALPLSISAMFYRMQRKALSNGAALEISGHLVLLEMIYLGIIYLGSMQLCL; encoded by the coding sequence ATGAAAGAAGTGTTGCTACTAGCCGTGCTGTGCCTGGCCACATACCACACACACTCCATTAAAATTGGAATCTCGCACAATTACAATGCCACAATATCGCCAACGGCGTCCACTACCACGGAAGCCACAGCCACGACTGGTGCTCCGAGCAGCGAAGCGGTCAGCTCCATCAGCACACTGCCGGAGACGGAGGTGACCACCACTACGCCTGCAATCACTTTTCCACCGCGTGTCCAACAAAAGCCCAAGGTTGCTTTAGCATCTCCAACCATGTCGACGGCTTCCCAGGCGGAGGCGCTACCTTTGAACTCCACTGAAGTGAACTCCTCCCTGCCCAAATCCGGGGACAGTACGTTTTATTACTGCTCCTGCGATCTTCAGGCAGGCAGATGCGATCTCAACTGCTGCTGCGACAACGATTGCCCTCCCGAAACCCGCCAGGTGTTCAATTGCCTGCCGATATCGTTGCTCCCGCAGCTTGAATCTCGCCTGGAGGACTTCCAGTACACCCATGGCTTGCCCACCTGCCAGATCAACGATGGCTGGCTGTGCGTCTTTCGCAGCAacacaaaagcaacaaagacGCAGCCGCAGGTTATGAATATCGATACCTCGCAGTACAGAAAATGGAAGGATAACTTGGAATACCAAGAATCGGCCTACGCACAGTCCCGTCCATCAGCTGGACACTACAAGTTCGGGCAGACCCTGCAGTTGTGGCAACCAGAGACTAAACAATTGGCGACCTTTGAGCTGCCCGCCGCCTACGAAAATCCCAATTGTCAGCTGAAACAGTCAGTCGGGCACTTGCAGCCGATCAGGAACGTCTGCAGAATGAAGGATTCCGACCAGCTGCAGGAGAGCATCTGGAGCCTACTGAACCACAGTGCCACCTACGAGATCCTATCAAAACCCCGCGATCTGGAAGAACCGGAAGTAAACGGGCTGATCGTACAGGTCTGCCTAAGAGGAGTGGATAAGTCAATGCGCTGCTTGGAGCGAGGGAACGACACCCAACTGGATGTTATAGTTGATCAAGTGGAGCTGCAACTGATTCACAACTATACAAATATCCTAGAAGCGAAGCTTTTTCTAGAGGAAGCCAAACTGGCGGAGGATGACAACGAGCCACTTTGGCTTCGCTACAATGTTGAGTTTGTCACTCTGAACGAATCGCTGACCAAGCCCACTTCCGGTCCACTCGGTTACCTATCTGGCGCCCCTGTTATCCTCTCCAGAATGTCACCACAGAACAGCAGCGAGGACAAGCAGCTAATAAGCTATCACAGCTCTAACCAAAATATCAAAGAGTTTCACTGGCTTTCCCTGCCCTCCAGGAAGCCACGAGGAAGCCGCTGCCAACGCGCACTGGACCACAAGGAAGCTCTGCGCTTTGGCGTAGACCTTCTTACCCGCTGTGAACTCCGCCACGCGGCGCCCTTGCTTCAGGAACACGCCAACCACACCGAGTACTGCCAGAACTTGCAGGCGCAGATATGGAGCCTGCTATTGCCCCACAACTGCACCCAGCTGGAGGACGTGACCAAGGTGTTCGTCTCCCATCTGGGCAGACCGCAGCCGGACAAGTGGCTACCCATGGAGGTGCACTACCCGGAGAACGTCCACGAGATGCCACCACCCGTTCAGGCAGTATTCGACGAAATGAGACAAAGCCTGAGCTGTCGGAATATCTTCCTCAGCGTTGGCTACGAGTTCCATGTGGCACATCTGGCCCTGGTGGAGGGCAGAGCGCCGCATCAGCGTGTCCTGCAGCACGCACGCCTGGTTTTGGGCCAGCGGCATGACCTGGAATTCGACACCAGCGAGACTGAGGTGGCACTTCCTCTGAGCATTTCCGCCATGTTCTACCGAATGCAAAGGAAAGCCCTGAGCAATGGAGCTGCACTGGAAATCTCTGGCCATCTAGTGCTGCTGGAAATGATTTATCTAGGAATTATTTATCTAGGATCCATGCAACTTTGTCTGTAG
- the LOC6613594 gene encoding B9 domain-containing protein 2 has protein sequence MAEVHIIGQILKAVDFAEPHLYCKWSLQSGNAWRLVQGEVQGQSHVASHRLQSSSDFAQPLDIHLSTASVQGWPRLLVEVYAVNVLQQSWPVGYGFVHVPSTPGTHRLEIGTWKVAPNGLWQSLRERFGGGGAALSKTDLLYSGVERYKLQTLSSGKVIVELNLIFRKFDEYGVEFK, from the exons ATGGCGGAGGTGCACATAATCGGGCAGATATTGAAAGCAGTTGACTTCGCCGAGCCGCATCTGTACTGCAAGTGGAGTTTGCAGAGCG GAAACGCCTGGCGCCTGGTTCAGGGCGAGGTTCAGGGTCAGAGCCACGTGGCGTCCCACCGGCTCCAGAGCAGCTCGGATTTCGCCCAGCCGCTGGACATTCATTTGAGCACCGCATCCGTCCAGGGCTGGCCCCGCCTGCTGGTGGAAGTGTACGCCGTGAACGTATTGCAACAGTCCTGGCCCGTTGGCTACGGCTTTGTGCACGTGCCGTCCACACCCGGCACCCATCGCCTGGAGATCGGCACCTGGAAGGTGGCTCCCAACGGACTGTGGCAGTCGCTGCGTGAGCGTTTCGGAGGCGGAGGAGCGGCCCTTAGCAAGACGGATCTGCTCTACTCGGGTGTTGAGCG TTACAAGTTACAAACTCTGAGTTCTGGAAAGGTCATTGTTGAGCTGAACCTAATCTTTCGAAAGTTCGACGAATACGGCGTGGAGTTCAAGTAG